One segment of Streptomyces sp. TG1A-8 DNA contains the following:
- a CDS encoding pyridoxal phosphate-dependent aminotransferase — MAAMTSSPRPHLNRRLTEFGTTIFAEMSALALSTGSINLGQGFPDTDGPEEVREAAVRALRDGRGNQYPPGPGVPELRAAITAHQLRRYGLSYDPDTEVLVTAGATEAIAASLLALLEPGDEVVALEPYYDSYAASIAMAGGRRVPVTLRPDTGGGTGEARFRLDLDELRAAVTDRTRLLLINTPHNPTGTVLTRAELAAIADLAVERDLLVVTDEVYEHLTFDGAEHLPLASFPGMRERTVTISSAGKTFSFTGWKVGWITGAPDLVAAVRSAKQFLTYVASGPFQYAVAEALLLPDSYFADFRADMLAKRDLLAGGLERAGFKVFRPAGTYFITTDIRPLGESDGFAFCRALPEGCGVVAIPNAVFYDHREQGAPFVRFAFCKRTGVLEEAASRLKTLAA, encoded by the coding sequence ATGGCTGCCATGACCTCCAGCCCGCGCCCGCACCTCAACCGCCGTCTGACCGAGTTCGGTACGACGATCTTCGCGGAGATGTCCGCCCTCGCCCTGTCGACCGGGTCCATCAACCTCGGTCAGGGCTTCCCCGACACGGACGGCCCCGAGGAGGTCAGGGAGGCGGCCGTGCGGGCGCTGCGCGACGGGCGCGGCAACCAGTACCCGCCGGGCCCGGGCGTCCCCGAACTGCGCGCCGCGATCACCGCGCACCAGCTGCGCCGCTACGGGCTGTCGTACGACCCCGACACCGAGGTCCTGGTCACGGCGGGCGCGACGGAGGCCATCGCCGCCTCGCTGCTGGCGCTGCTGGAGCCGGGCGACGAGGTGGTCGCGCTGGAGCCGTACTACGACTCCTACGCGGCGAGCATCGCGATGGCGGGCGGCCGGCGCGTGCCGGTGACCCTGCGCCCGGACACCGGCGGCGGGACCGGGGAGGCCCGCTTCCGGCTGGACCTGGACGAGCTGCGCGCGGCGGTCACGGACCGGACCCGCCTGCTGCTGATCAACACCCCGCACAACCCGACCGGCACGGTCCTCACCCGCGCGGAACTGGCCGCGATCGCCGATCTGGCCGTGGAGCGGGACCTGCTGGTGGTGACGGACGAGGTCTACGAGCACCTGACCTTCGACGGCGCCGAACACCTGCCGCTCGCCTCGTTCCCCGGGATGCGCGAGCGGACGGTGACCATCAGCTCGGCCGGCAAGACGTTCTCGTTCACCGGCTGGAAGGTCGGCTGGATCACCGGCGCCCCCGATCTCGTCGCCGCCGTCCGCTCGGCCAAGCAGTTCCTGACGTATGTCGCATCCGGGCCCTTCCAGTACGCCGTGGCCGAGGCCCTGCTCCTGCCCGACTCGTACTTCGCGGACTTCCGCGCGGACATGCTGGCCAAACGGGACCTGCTCGCGGGCGGCCTGGAGCGGGCGGGCTTCAAGGTCTTCCGCCCGGCCGGCACGTACTTCATCACCACCGACATCCGGCCCCTCGGCGAGAGCGACGGTTTCGCCTTCTGCCGTGCGCTGCCGGAGGGCTGCGGGGTGGTCGCGATCCCCAACGCGGTCTTCTACGACCACCGCGAGCAGGGCGCACCCTTTGTCCGCTTCGCGTTCTGTAAGCGGACGGGCGTGCTGGAGGAGGCGGCCTCCCGGCTCAAGACGCTGGCCGCCTAA